Genomic window (Deinococcus reticulitermitis):
TCACGGGAGCGAGCTGGAAGCTCGGTGCTCCGCTCGGGGTTGTCCGGCCCGCGTCGCGGCTCACCACCGTCCCCGTGTTGTCGTTGCCGAACGAGGCGGCGGTCGCCGCGCTCCAGAGTCCGAACGGCTGACTGTTGCCACCCGAGGTCAGCGTGGCGGCGCCCAGGTTGAAGGCACTTTGCAGAGGCGTCTTGCCCCCCGTGCCCTCATGGAAGAAGGAGACGTAGAGGGTGTAGGTCTTGGCGGCGTCCAAGCTCTTCCAGGCCGCCGGCACCGTCCAACTCACCGTGTTCCAACCGGGACTCAGCGTTTGCTGGGTCAGCGTTCCGTCGACCCAGTTGAAGCCCGCCGTGGTGTCGGCCAGCCCGAGGAAAAAGCGGTTGGGCGCAGTCGCCGCTCCCTCAGGCACGTAGATCTCCAGCGTCAGGGTCTCGGCCTGCTGCACGTCGGTCAGCTCGGCGCCGGTGCCGGAGAGGGTCACTTTGGTTTCTGGACTGGTGTTCTGGGCGGTCCCTACCGTATAGCCGCCGTAGAGGTGGCCCCGGCTGGCATCGTAAAAAAAGCTCCAATCCATGCCGCCCAGCAGCGCTTCGGCGCCGGCCTTCAGGCTCGGCTCGGCATTTTTCAGCATCGTGAGGCCCACGGCGAGCCAGGCGTTGTCCACGGTGGACAGGAAGGGCGCGACGGCGTTGCCGTCGGTCGGCCAGACGGTGAGCGGCGAGGCGTCGGCGGGCTTGTACCAGTTCAGGAAAAAGCCGTGGTGCCGCTCCATGCCCTGAAGGGTGCTCAGGGTGCGGGTCAGCCGGGTCCGCGCGTCTGACGCCGAGATCAGCCCGTAGTCGCGCGCCGCCAGCGTGCTCCAGATCAGCGCCCCGATGTTGGTGGGCGAGGTGTAGCCGCTCAGCGTCTCAGTTCCCCCGGTCATGCACAAGTTGTCTGAGATCAAGGCCTGGTCCCCCGTCATGGCGACCATCGCGCGCCAGGTGTCCCGGAACGTGCGCTCCAGCATCGCCTCCTCGGGCGGCTGCGCCGTGCCGCATCCCGCTAAGCTCAGGCCAATCCCGGCCACCAGGGCCAGGCTCAGGGCTCTCAGTTTCATGGTGCCCCCAGTGTTCGCCTCCTGGGGGGCGGTGTCAATGCGGCGGCCTCACGCCTCCGCTCAGAGCGGCGCGTCCTCCTGAAACTGCGGTTCGCGCTTCTCCCGCTTGGCGGCGAGCCCCTCGTGGATGTCCGGCCCGGTAAAGCCCAGGAATTCGAGCGCGAGCGAGGCGTCGAAGGTCGGTCCCATCGCGCGCAGCCAGTTGTTCAGCGCGTATTTGGTCCAGCGCACGGCGGTCGGGCTGCCGGCGGCGAGCTTGCGGGCCACCGCCCAGGCGCGGTCGAGCAGTTCCTCGTCCGGGACGCACAGGCTGACGAGGCCGATGCGCTCGGCTTCCTCACCCGAAACGCTCTCGCCAGTGAGCAGGTGGTACTTGGCCTTGCTCAGCCCGCACAGCAAAGGCCAGATGATCGCCGCGTGGTCGCCCGCCGCCACCCCGAGCTGCACGTGGCCGTCGAGCAGCCGTGCCGACCGCGCCGCCACGCTCACATCCGCGAGCAGGGCGGCCGCCAGCCCCGCCCCGACGCAGGGACCGTGAATCGCGCTGACCACGGGTTTGGAGCAGTTGACCACGTTGTAGACGAGGTCGCGCGCCTCTTTCCACACGCGGGTGAGCGCCCCGAAGTCCGAGGCCATCTCCTCGATCAGCCCAAAGTCCCCGCCTGAAGAAAAACCGCGCCCCTCGCCCCGGATCAGCACGCAGCGCACGCCGGAGGCCGCGTCGATATCGCGCCAGATGTAGGTCAGCGCCCGGTGTCCCTGCCGGTCAACCGAGTTCAGCGTCTTTTCGCTCCGGATC
Coding sequences:
- a CDS encoding glucoamylase family protein, whose translation is MKLRALSLALVAGIGLSLAGCGTAQPPEEAMLERTFRDTWRAMVAMTGDQALISDNLCMTGGTETLSGYTSPTNIGALIWSTLAARDYGLISASDARTRLTRTLSTLQGMERHHGFFLNWYKPADASPLTVWPTDGNAVAPFLSTVDNAWLAVGLTMLKNAEPSLKAGAEALLGGMDWSFFYDASRGHLYGGYTVGTAQNTSPETKVTLSGTGAELTDVQQAETLTLEIYVPEGAATAPNRFFLGLADTTAGFNWVDGTLTQQTLSPGWNTVSWTVPAAWKSLDAAKTYTLYVSFFHEGTGGKTPLQSAFNLGAATLTSGGNSQPFGLWSAATAASFGNDNTGTVVSRDAGRTTPSGAPSFQLAPVSAGKYTDFAYGALNTEPRIASYLGLARGQLPKEHYFKLLRTFPPEWEQEQTPTGETRTYEGVNVYEGAYAYGGVKVVPSWGGSMFEALMVPLFVPEAAWAPNSWGKNHPNYVQAQIYHGLNDARYGYWGFSPSNKPEGGYSEYGVDAIGIRVDGYSSNNDKTPWDPANPPPASAYTNGVVTPHASFLALEFAPEAALKNLRRLEQNFQVYGKYGYFDSVNVQTGQVSECVLALDQGMIMAALAHRLLGERWRSTLADDLRPVVQPLIGQEVFSLP
- a CDS encoding enoyl-CoA hydratase/isomerase family protein produces the protein MSSPLTAQQLTAPGAYPGLDVQLHDGGVLEVVIRSEKTLNSVDRQGHRALTYIWRDIDAASGVRCVLIRGEGRGFSSGGDFGLIEEMASDFGALTRVWKEARDLVYNVVNCSKPVVSAIHGPCVGAGLAAALLADVSVAARSARLLDGHVQLGVAAGDHAAIIWPLLCGLSKAKYHLLTGESVSGEEAERIGLVSLCVPDEELLDRAWAVARKLAAGSPTAVRWTKYALNNWLRAMGPTFDASLALEFLGFTGPDIHEGLAAKREKREPQFQEDAPL